The DNA segment tgagttcaaagtcagtctgggctacatagtgaatggaaaaacagcctggactacacagcaatATCTGGTTTCAGAACCAAGTTTGTGGCCAAACTCTATATAGTagatttgagaccagcttggtttaTACTGTAGAATTCTATTCTACAGTATCtatttctactctttttttttttttctataaacaaaaAGTTTTCAATTTAATTTCAGTGCATTTGGTAAGAGGGCctcctttagaaaagaaaacgTCCACCTCTAACTGGACTTGACACCTTTATGTCATCAACTCCAACACTTAGGAATCTTAGGCAAGTGGATAaacatgagtttaaggctagcttgggctgtgtcgtgagacccaatctcaaaatagacaaacagaacacagaacagaatCTCCAAGCTTGTTTTTCACTGCCCATGGAACGGGCAGTAAAGCTACAAGAAGAGGCAGAGTAGAGTCATGTGAAGGGAGATCAGTCACATCTGTGAGGATGAAAGGAAACTGAGTATAATAAAAGTTGTTTTCTATACAGGTTTAGAATTCCAGTTTATCTCTCTACACAAGGACACCCTTGCTGTTAGCCATGGCAGGATTTCTGCAGTTAGGATAGAAGACAAATGGGTAATTTGTTACTCTCCTTCTAAGTGCAAATTATTTCCTATGCATTAATGTATTTAATCATTGTTGCCATTATAATACTCTCATATTACATGCAACAATACATAGGGAATAAATGAATGACAAACAAGTGCTAGAGAGAAGGCCCCATAGTTAGAAGTACACGATGCTTCTCCTAAGGACCAGAGTTAGAGTTCCAGCACTCATGTCTGATGGCATACAACTTCCTAGAATACCTTCTCCACGGgacctgacacctctggcctccatgaacaccCAAAttcatgtgcactcacacacatatacttatagCTAATagtaaatctttaagaaaaataaaaacttgaaagaCGGGTCAGAGGTATCAAACTGTTGGGCCTGACTAATAtgcctgggttctatccccaacacttaaaaatagatagatagatagatagatagatagatagatagatagataggtagatggatggatggatggatggatatagatagatagatagatagatagatagatagatagatagatagatagatagatagatagatagatacctgGTGTGGTCACACAAACTTACAGACATAGCACTTTGAAAGTGGAGGCGAGAGGGTCAAGATCACCCTTaactacatagggagttctaggccagcctggctacatgagaccttgtttaacaaatacaaaatgaTTAACTAAACAAAactgagtttaaaagaaaatttaaaattgtacAGATTAATTTTACTAAGATTACAAAAGCATTGAGAATTACAATAGTAAATTTTTAATTCGTGGTTTTCCACTATGCCATGGTCAAATGTGTGTGAGTTAACATCCCGGTGACAATGTCATACAGCTCGTGTGAGCTATTAGGCCTTCATCCCTACCTCAAACATTCACTGACTGTGAGATAGTTGGCCCCCACTGAGGTAGATATGCGTACAATAATGTACTAGACATTCTAGTTTCTTTATCTGCATGTAGAGTGTGCACACACCCATCTCCAAACAATGTACTTGGCAACCTCAggaccctctcctccccaacttacaTCAGGCTATATATACCATCATCTTTGAATAATGGTATCAGGCTATACATACCCCCATCTTTGAACAAAGATGTTTCCCATCTCAGAGTACAATCCAATTCAGTTTCCACTCAAATGTTCCCAAAGTATCTGGGCATGACAAatagagagcctgcctcaaagtAGAGTCAAAGACataacacccaaggttgtcctctgacctctaaacCCATTGACTGGCACAAACacctatactcacacacatatacacaccccacCCGTACCACAATCACTCCTACTGCCTGTCCAcagagattaaaacaaaagaatgtaacCTAGATCTTGTGCTAACAGGAAGGATTCCCCTGCAAGAGGGTTATTGAATGTGCTGGGTATGGTGTATACATATCACAGAACCCTTTGACAACAAGCAGAGCCTGACAGAACATCAGACAAGGCTTCTTGGCTCAAGCATAGGCAGTATTTGCAACTTGGTGCCTTAGTACTGCCTCTAGATACTGTAACTGGGAGCCTCCTGTCAGAAGAATCTTTTATGCCAGAAGAAGCTGCCCGAGAACTCAGGGGGACCCATAAAATGTGCTGAACTTAACTATGGAAATCCCTGGAGATGTGACAAGAAGATGGACTTACTGCTGAATTTTCGCAGCATCTCCCTCATCCCAGTGATGCGACACAGGCTCAGTTCGGTGATGGTGGTCTCTGGACACTGAAACAACAGGGACTCATACCTTCCAAGAGAAAACGGGAGCCTCATTCTCTCTGTGACACATACCACATAACCTGGTCCAACCTGTCGGTCCATAGCATCCCTTCCCAACAACATCCACATACTCTTCCCCACACCTTCAGTATTTCATCAGCACCAGATCTCCATAGACTAATAGACACCTACCGATCCATGGCTCCTGTGACTTCCTAGggatataaagaaaagaaggttaCTCTGCGTTCATCTCCATCACTTGCGAATAGTAACTCGATCCTCATCCCAATCTTGTACTAGTTACTTAGACTCTACTTCCATGGTCCTAGCACATCTTGAGAGGAGGTGACAGATAGGACAGGAGAGTAAAGCCTCAGCTTTGTCTAAGGGTGGTTTTTTAATGAACAGGAGATGTTTCTCACTCTGACCAGAGAAtagtttgttctcttttttttcacaCCTAagcttttaattaaaacaaaaacaagtcttATTTGTAGGGAGTAGAGAATGCACTTTGTCACAACACAAATATGGaggtgagccgggcgtggtggcgcatgcctttaatcccagcacttgggaggcagaggcaggcggatttctgagttcgaggccagcctggtctacaaagtgagttccaggacagccaggactacacagagaaaccctgtctcgaaaaaccaaaaacaaaaacaaaaataaataaataaataaataaatatggaggTGAGAGGGAAAATTAAACAGAGGCTGTTCCCTCAGACCATGCGGATCCCAGCCAAGGATTGAAGTCACATGGTCAgccttgacagcaagcacctttaccgaCACTAAGCAATATCTTGCTGATTCTTAAAAAgtcctttctttaaaatgtgttttagcatatataaattatgtataataatgGATTTCATGCTGACAATTTCATAGATGTATGTATTTTGATGCATtcagatatataaataatatatttttgtgtatccatatatgtacataattttgATCTTGTCTTCTTTGCACTCTTATTTATCCCCTTCCTATTCCCAACATGTCCACAATTCTAATCACATAACCTTATTGGTTTCATAACCCAAAGAGTTTAATTAGGGTTATTTATGGGGGATGGGTAAGGAGTTATGTACAGAGCATGAGCAGCTTACCAGTGACTACATCACTAAAAattaatatcacacacacacacacacacacacacacccagcaacCACTAACTGCCTAGACATGCTCAGAGATGACTGGGGACTTCTAAGCCCTCCTTCCTTTAATATTTGAACATCTAATACTCGAGGCCAAATATTAACCTCATATGCCAAGGAACCAGAGATGAGCAAAGAAAAATGCCCGAGCAAGAGCAGAGACCAAGCCCATGTCATGTTTCATGATGTCCTTTGGTCATTTAGAAGACACAAAATTAGACAGCACTCCTTATAGAGTCTGTTCATGAATGGGACCTGAAGCAGAAGTTGGCTCTGTTGCTTATGACTGAGACGATGTTAATGAGTTCAGCAGCCTAGGGAGGTAGTAGGTAAAGGATGAACAGTGGCCCTGGCCCACAGAATGCATGGCTCCTGCCAACTCTTAGCTGCAGGGCAATCAGGTCTCCTTAACAGCCATCAATCTGATTATTAAATATTTGCTACCCTAGGTCCCTTTTGTAAGTGATGGTCACCTGTAGGCTGCATGACACGAGGAGCTAACCCTCATCAGATCTCTGAAGAGATTAGATTCACCATGCCCCATGGCTTACAAATAAATTGTGAGTTTCTAGACAAGGCTGTGTGTGCAGAAGCGGATCCAGAAGAAACTAGTCGTCCCTGGGCTTGTTTgtgaaatgtttttctgtttccttttctccttctttgatttctcttccttttcaagaATTTTTGATACCCAGAATGTCACTACCTTAGGGAAATGATGTTTAAGGCAGAATTTAATTTTTCAGATGATTATAGAAAAATGTAGTTCCTATAGCTTGAAATACTATAAGCCACtgcacattttccttttttttccattaaattttTCCCCAGTGTCCTCGTGAATTTTGCCTCACCTCAAAAGACTCTAAGGTCAAGTTCTGACAGGTGGATTCAATCCGCCCAATCATTTTGCTGAGGCGGCGGATTTGCTGGGTCAGATGGATCTCGTTTTCCCTCAGCTTcttcatgttccccttttcctccttctccaggAGTTGGATCTGGAGCTGCTCCTCTTCCTTCAGGAACTGGTGCATCTTCATATATTCAGACACAACGACCTGCTTACAAGTCTTTGTCTCCTCCTGCTATCACATGTGCAGAAAaattcacaaacatacacacacacacatgcacgcacacaaatgTTAGCAACAGAAACAGTCctataatgtataatttatattgatATGATGGGTGAAGAGTAAAAAGTTTTGAAAGGTGCATATGTACCCAATAGTCAACAAAATCAGATTTTCTAATCTAAGAACTGTCATACCTACTaaacaaaacaagtcaaaaaAATGTGACACATAGTAATCACCACTAATTGGAAATAAACTGAAATctaagagaaaaaatgaaaataaaattaaaattaataggaaagtagaaaaataaaataaaatttaaaggaaaaaattacgAAATGTTAATGCGTACATTATTAGACAAATattggttttaaaaacaaacttggCATCAAATGACATACTAGAAATACATCACAAAATGTTGTACTTAATTTGAGATATAAGCCagcctggtggcacatgcatgtaaaactagaactcagaaggcaaaagcagaggcaggaggattagatgTAAATTTGAGGTCAGATTGTTCGTCTCCATGATCAGTTCTCAGATAGCCAGGACCACAGAGCAAGACTGTctcccaaaacaaataaaacaagaattcaATGTGTACAATGAATGATGATCTACCACCACATTTGAAATCCCAGGACTTGGGTGGTTAAGgcagacaaaaaggaaaaaaaaaaaaggctaacctgggctacatagggaaaggCTGTCTAAAGCAAAATtcctcattttcttaatttattggGAGACTCAAATATTCACATTGAGTGCACTagcatgtatgggtgtgtgtgtgtgctcgagtgtgcatgcctgtgtgtgtttgcatagtACATCTGTGCAGACCATAGGGAAGCCTCAGGTGTAATCAGTCTCCAGCCTTGACCTGGTTTGACACAAGGTGTCACTGCTGTGTACATCAGGCAAGCCTGCTGTTGGGCTTCCGGGGATTGCTGGATGTCTGTCTGCCATCTCCTGGTAGGGATCACAGGGGTGGAGGGGGGCTATAAGTTCTTGTCCTTTTggttttaatgtgggttctgaaTCCCCAcactcaggtcatgaggcttgcatggcaaatgcTTTCACCCACTGAGCAAATTCCCCAGCCCTAGTACCTATTACTGCCTGTGCCATAGTAAAcgttttgttctttgctttaaCTGCTAGGCAATTCAAGTCCAAATCTGGGACGAACCTCAGGCATTTGTTGCAGTATAATCCACTCTACTATTTGCCATTGTCCTGTGTTCTTTACTTCCTTTTAATTGGCATGCATTTTTTTCCCTGAGCATCTGAGAGACTCATTATTAAAACTAGTTTCCATCCTAACTTGCAAATACATTGCTTGtgtttgaaataatatttattagaTCCATCATAATAGAAGATAAGCAAGGAAATACTGGGGTGCGTTAACCTGAGCTGAACTGGGATACTCCCCAGTGAACACATAGTGGCAGTCAGCCAAAGAGCTGAGACTCAAAGATGGTCCTTTCCagaagaaatgtctcagtggttaagagcactgactgctcttccagaggtcctgagttcaattcccatcaaccacatggtggctcacaaccatctgtaatgggatctgatgccctcttctggtgtgtctaaaggcaGTGACAatgcactcatatatataaaataaataatttaaaaaaatggtccTTTCCCCCTGACATGTCACCAGGTATCTCACACACAAGATCAAACACTAGACAGACGCTGACCTTACACAACATCACTCGTTCCTTCTCATGGTTCAGGATGGCCtgaacttccttcttctttttccgtaaaatatttatgatatcCTGGAGTTTTTCCTGCAATAGAAACAAACCCCTTGGCAAATAAGCAGGGTATCCAGTGGTAGCAAGATCAGGAAAACTGGCAACTGGAAGATGACTGAGGCTCTCAAAGAAAGAGTGAAGGCAAGAACCATGTTACATGAAGATACATGCCCATGGCTGTCACCGACAGAGACCTGGATGAGAGTTAGCGGCTAGGACCAGTTCTGGGTTCTGAGGTTGTCACCGAGCATCCCAACTTACTTTGTGCTGCTCCTCAGCCTCACTTGAGAAACACGCCTTGTTCGTCCCATGACTTGGAGGTGAGACATTCATGACACTCTGCTCATCATCAGAGAACACCCGACTGGGCCCTGGCGTTCTCCCACTGGTGCTCTGCTCGTCTTCGCTCTGCAGCACCTGGGATCTCAGCTGTCTGCCGATATTAGCCAGTCTCCCCAGCCGCTCGTTGGCTTGAAAATGAGGGGCTCCCAATGTCCTCCAGCATTCAGGACAAGATAAAGGTGTGTTGTGCTCCTCCCAACTCTTGAGGAGGCACATCAGACAAAAGCTGTGCCCACACTCGGTGGTCACTGGACTGCTGAAATAATCCAAGCAGATGAAACAGGTCAGCTCTTCCCTGAGGTTCTCCATCAAATCTGCTGTGGACATCTTCTCATGGTTGGACATCAGGACAAGGCTACACTTCTAGTCTGGGATTACAGAAGTCCTCTTCAGTCACAGCTGGGTGATAATCAGGTGCTGTGTTGTTATTACAAGAAACTCCTGTTTTCCTCTCTGCTGGATTACACCAAATGATACACGCTCTCCAGCACAAAGCCAATTGTGACTTAATGTGGAACTCCTGAGCACTGACTCATCACCAGCCCCAACcttttattgaatgtttttctATGCATGCCACATGCTAAATGCTGGGTATCTGATATAATtggattggtgggtttttttgttttttgcttttagcTAGTTCCTGTATGTAAATGGCACCGTGAAACCATTTAAACACATGGGTCTGGGGTTCAGAAAATGAATTCCTTAGTGGAAACAAGCACAAAAACTGTAGAGATCTCTGATTCATGAAGAGAAAGTGTGGTCTCCATCCTTCAGGAGTCCGCACTTGACAAAACTAGttgggaaagaagaaaactacAGAGTACATTCTTTTCTCATTAAACCCTCTTCTCTGTTTCGCCAAAGCTTAAGCTTTCCCCACTGTAATCAAGTACTTGGTGCATTTATTTGATTGTATTCATCCTAATAAAGAACTATACCGTTGAACTATTCCTTGACCTTACACACACAATGAATTGACACTTACACTTACCCCTCTGCCCTGAAAGACCACGAAGCTCACCCACCTGACCTCACCCAACTGACATCGGGAAAAGTTGCTAAGTGACAGTCTTGAAGATTACCTGAAGACGCCATTGCACCATGGATCGCGTAGAAAGAATTCTGTCTTGGTAGAAATATAATGTTGCTGCTTATCTTCACCTTCTAGAAATGTTCAAACTAGTCATAAACCTCCTGACCCTTTTTTAATTCTTACTTGGCAGAAACTGAGTGGGCAGACATTTTTCTTTGgatgactgaaaaaaataaatgtatagttCAGTGATTTGTGTACGGTGATCTCTACAATTAGTGCCAAGTGCCATAACACCAGAATGTCATGTGACCGTGAATCGTTCTTGTCATGCCCTCCTATATGATATTTGCTAGGGAGTGTGTCTTAAGCTCCATTCAGTGCACCATACCATGTGTATATTCCCTGATGCTTTCCTACTTGGCAGCCTTCTGCTGATCTATTAACCTTTGTCCCTGACTTTTAAGAATTGATCcgcttcctcctcccccacccatttCTTATATGCTGTTAGTTAGGTGTTGTCTTATCTTCAACTTTGGCGAGCCAAAACTCACCTTTCTGAAGTCACTGATCCATCCCTTCTTGGCCTGGTGGCAGAGATCCAGGGTGAAGGTGTCTAttcaaatatgtttaaataaGTGCGATTTGCACACCATTTTCAAAATTGGGGTGCAAATTTAAACACTCCAAGAAAGGCGGCATCAGGGAGATCCCACAAAAGCACCTGGCTTAGGTGATTTCCAGACTGCTATTTGTACACAGCTCCACAATGGCTGTTAGAAATTAGTCAAAAGCAAAAGTCTTCcgaaaaataaatatacaataattcTAAATTAAATGCCATCATAGGAAGAAAGATCACAGGAAATGTCATCACTATTCAATGCAACTCATATCCCAACCTAGAAGGAGTCTTAGAACAGGTCTCACAGTTGAGTTGGAGTGCATCATAGAGCCCACATTCCGATTTGGAACTAGGGGACAGGCATCTTCTACCTTCAATTCACACTACTGTCCCATTGCACTTCCGTCTTCTAAATAAATAGTCTTTTCTATAAGCTTCAGAAAAGAATAATTGTACCTTGTTCATTCCTAaccaggagaatttttttttccacctatCAAGTGATAAAGAAGTTTTCAAATGAGGGATGGTGAACCGTGCCCgtaattctagcactcgggaggctgaacCATGAGAATTGCTCGTTacaagtcagcctgggctatggggcAAGGTCCAAGGTAGACCAGCCTACAGCATagtcagactctgtctcaaaacattaaaaataaatgttttaaatgaacaaacagaagAGCCACATTACTACACAGTGACAGTCTTCATTTGGAAATAGATCTTACACCTAAATACTTTctatagatgagaaagaaaattgaggTTGCAATAAGTTGAGCTGAACCTCCATACTGAGGTCAAATCGGGATGGGAAAACTGGGTCTCCTCTTCACAATCTCTGGTCAGCACACTACCTTACACCGTGCTTGTTGACTTTAACATGAAAAATTCCGATTATCTCAAATAAATGAATTCTCTCTGATAGTGTCAGAAGTAAGTAGACAGCGATCATTAAGGCTTGAGTTTTACACCCACTGGcacaactttttctttcttggaaatgcagcctttataatttctttaaatatgcTGGGTAGGGTCAGTCTGGCGTCCAGAGTGACCCAGCCCTCCTAAGATATTCTCCACAATCCCACAAGGCACTGTGCTGCCTGTCATGACTCCTAAAGCCAATACCTCAAGTATCTTCCTCTGCAGTCTTACCTCTGTGATGAGTGTGTGATGAGGTAATACTAAAGGATATCCCATGGTGACAACTGTCCAACTGTCACCCAGATGTGGCTAAAGCTGGAACTGTATGGGATGAccgggaggggggcagtgagtgaaCTTTAAAGTGAAtaagtcaataaaaaaaataaaaaataaaataaaaaataaagaaaataacttttaaaaaaggaagagcttcaaaaattcaaagatagTAATATAAAGGTCTTGCATATTAAGGGTCATTGGGATGGGTTGAGCTTATTTGGAAAATATCTTGTATGAAAgcctagttttaaaaatataactgtCGTTTCACATCAGAGTGGAAAAGATAGATTATTCAACTAATGGTTTAGGATAAGTGAGTGTAACcatctggaaaaataaagttgaatCTGTACAAACAACTTCCCAATGTGTGTTCCACATGAGACAGCATGCTTGTGTATGTTCCTCCCAGTTACGGATTTCAGATTAATTTGCATTGCTTTGTCACCacattgacttatttattttattttgttttattttgtatgtgttttgttttagattggGACTTCATAACCTTTTGCTGTTTTTGCAATATTGTTTCTCCCAAGGAAtctgtgtgaccctgggaagATAGGCATAGAGAAGTGGTATGCAAATCAGACATTTACTGATGATAAATCAGAACAAGATGTTTTTAAGCAATTCTTTGCAATAATGCAAGTTTACCATTTAtggaagatgaaaacaaaatttcatgtTAACAAAATGGATGTGCTCATTTATCTTTACACAAGGGATAAATCTTAACTGGGTAGTTGATATCGCAGGACTAGAACATGTTCAATGTTTTTCAGCATTTAcctatttacctatttatttattaaatttatttattcattctgttttttggtttaggtttgtttggtttgggagatttttgcttgcttgtttgtttgtttgtttgttgttagaaTCCACCTGACCCAGGATGTCTTCAAACTTGCTACATAGctt comes from the Mus pahari chromosome 19, PAHARI_EIJ_v1.1, whole genome shotgun sequence genome and includes:
- the Triml1 gene encoding probable E3 ubiquitin-protein ligase TRIML1 isoform X1 — its product is MSNHEKMSTADLMENLREELTCFICLDYFSSPVTTECGHSFCLMCLLKSWEEHNTPLSCPECWRTLGAPHFQANERLGRLANIGRQLRSQVLQSEDEQSTSGRTPGPSRVFSDDEQSVMNVSPPSHGTNKACFSSEAEEQHKEKLQDIINILRKKKKEVQAILNHEKERVMLCKQEETKTCKQVVVSEYMKMHQFLKEEEQLQIQLLEKEEKGNMKKLRENEIHLTQQIRRLSKMIGRIESTCQNLTLESFEEVTGAMDRYESLLFQCPETTITELSLCRITGMREMLRKFSTDVTLDPATANAYLLLSEDLKSVRYGGTRQQLPDNPERFDQSATVLGAQIFTCGRHYWEVEVGKKTEWEVGICKDSVNRKGNLPKPPGDLFSLIGLKIGDDYSLWVSSPLKGQHVREPVHKVGVFLDYDSGHIAFYNATDESLIYSFPPTPFHEALRPIFSPCLPNEGTNTDPLIICHI
- the Triml1 gene encoding probable E3 ubiquitin-protein ligase TRIML1 isoform X2 produces the protein MSNHEKMSTADLMENLREELTCFICLDYFSSPVTTECGHSFCLMCLLKSWEEHNTPLSCPECWRTLGAPHFQANERLGRLANIGRQLRSQVLQSEDEQSTSGRTPGPSRVFSDDEQSVMNVSPPSHGTNKACFSSEAEEQHKEKLQDIINILRKKKKEVQAILNHEKERVMLCKEETKTCKQVVVSEYMKMHQFLKEEEQLQIQLLEKEEKGNMKKLRENEIHLTQQIRRLSKMIGRIESTCQNLTLESFEEVTGAMDRYESLLFQCPETTITELSLCRITGMREMLRKFSTDVTLDPATANAYLLLSEDLKSVRYGGTRQQLPDNPERFDQSATVLGAQIFTCGRHYWEVEVGKKTEWEVGICKDSVNRKGNLPKPPGDLFSLIGLKIGDDYSLWVSSPLKGQHVREPVHKVGVFLDYDSGHIAFYNATDESLIYSFPPTPFHEALRPIFSPCLPNEGTNTDPLIICHI